The window ACCAGTGTGTACCTGACGATCCCATCGCTAGTAATCGTCAGCGATTTAGCATCGACAGAAAATGCCTGATTATCACTGTTATAAAACGGCAGCAGATTCGTGGCCTGAGGCGCTTCAGGAAGTTGCAAGGCAACTTCTTTCCACTCCTTCTCCGCATCCTCGTCGTCCATGGGTTGCGCATGCAAAGGTGCAAGCAAGCTAGCCATCAATATCAAACCTAACATCGAGTTTTTGATCATAGTGCGTGAAGTTATTTTTCGCGTCGTTGTTTGTGTCATCTTTTGCGCCATCATCATAGTCACTCAGGTTTATCTTGCGCAGCAGGTAGCTCTACTATTGCCGGAGCGATCTTGATCTCGATTTCGATCTCACTTTTGTCTGCGTCTGAAACGGTATCTAACCCGGCTTGTAGCTTGGCGGGACCATTAGCCTGGCGCGCAGTTCCCAAGCGCTCAGTACGATGGACAAAGCGCGACAATTCCTGCAGAGCCAATTGATAAACACCCCGTTTAAATTCAATCACTACGTCCAGCGGCACCCAATACTCGTGCCAGCGCCAGGCATCAAACTCAGGATGATTGCTGGCACGCAGATTAACGTCACAATCGCGCCCCAGCATCCGTAGCAAAAACCATATTTGTTTTTGCCCACGGTAATGTCCACGGATTTCACGTTTGATGAAATGATCGGGCACCTCATAGCGCAGCCAGTCGCGGGTGCGACCGATGACTTTGACATGCTCAGGCAACAAACCGGTCTCTTCTTCCAGCTCGCGAAACATCGCTTGCTCGGGTGATTCTCCGTATTTGATACCGCCTTGCGGAAACTGCCAGGAGTGCTCTCGCACCCGTTTGCCCCACCAAACTTCGTTGTTGGCGTTGAGCAATATAATGCCTACGTTAGGCCGGAAGCCTTCACGATCTAGCATGATCTTACCTCGAAACTTTCTGCCACTAAACGTTCTGTTACCCCAATTTGTCATTGGAATTGTTATGACACCAATCAACAAAGTGCTTGTAAATACACAGAAAAAATTGGCCGTTTTGATTTTATAAAAACGTCATTTTTTTCACTTCAAGTCGTCACTCTGTCGATATCACGTCGATGTCATATCGATCTAACGCTGATTTCAGGTTTATTTCACACCTATCAAGCGTTTTTCCATCATCAAATTGGTAAACAGTGGGCGCATTAGTCAGCTAATCCTTTAAAATTGAGTCGATTATAACCCTCAATTTTTGAAAAGAATCATTGTCATGCGCGCTACACGATTTTTTATTTCCACTTTAAAAGAAGCTCCTGCCGATGCTGAAATCGTCAGCCATAAACTGATGATGCGTGCCGGGATGATTAAACGTCTTGGTTCCGGTATTTATAACTATATGCCGATGGGTTTGCGTGTGATCCGCAAAGTCGAAGCGATCGTCCGCGAAGAGATGAATCGTGCCGGTGCGATTGAAATGTTAATGCCCGTGGTGCAACCTGCAGAGCTGTGGCAAGAGACTGGCCGTTGGGACAAAATGGGGCCGGAGCTGATGCGCGTCAAAGACCGGCACGGTCGTGACTTCGTAATCCAGCCAACGTCGGAGGAAGTAATGACGGACGTTGCCCGCGCTGACATCAAATCCTATCGCCAGCTGCCGCTGAATTTTTATCATATCCAAACCAAGTTTCGTGATGAACGTCGCCCCCGTTTTGGTTTGATGCGTGGTCGTGAATTTACGATGAAAGACGCCTACTCTTTTGATCGTGATGTCGAAGGCATGAAAAAATCCTATCAAGCGATGTATGACGCTTATGTCAGAGTATTCAACCGCTTTGGCTTAGAGTTCCGCGCCGTGGCTGCGGATAACGGCGCGATTGGCGGCTCTGGCTCGCATGAATTTCACGTTATTGCAGAGACCGGCGAAGATGCTTTGGTGTATTGCCCGACCTCCGATTACGCAGCGAATATGGAAGCTGCCGAGGCCGTATCTTTGTTCTCGCAACGTCAGGCTGCAACACAAGTCCTGACTAAAACGGCGACACCAGGCAAGGCCAAGTGTGAAGACGTAGCAGCTCTGTTGAATATCCCGCTGGAGCGCACAGTTAAATCGATTGTGCTGACAGTCGAGACAGAAGAAAAAGAAAAAATCACTAAACAAGTCTGGCTCTTATTATTGCGCGGCGATCATGATTTGAATGAAATCAAAGCTAATAAAGTCGCCGGTTTAGCCAATTATCGCTTTGCCACAGAAGATGAAATTGTGGAGCATTTCGGAACCAAGCCAGGCTATCTCGGACCTATCAACACTAAATTACCCGTCAACATTGTGGCAGATCGTACCGTCGCCATGATGGGGGATTTTGTGTGTGGCGCGAATGAAGAAGACTTCCATTACACCGGCGTGAATTGGGAACGTGATTTGTCAGAGTCTTTGGTCGCGGATTTGCGTAACGTAGTTGCTGGCGACCCCTCTCCAGATGGTAAAGGTGTATTAGCGATCCAGCGCGGGATTGAAGTTGGTCATGTGTTCCAACTAGGTACGCGTTATTCGCAAGATATGAAAGCCACTTTCTTAGATGAAAACGGCAAACCGCAGTTTTTACAAATGGGTTCTTACGGCATCGGCGTGACCCGGATTTTGGGTGCAGCGATTGAGCAAAATTTTGATGAAAAAGGCATAGTCTGGCCGTTGGCACTGGCACCTTTTGAAGTCGTACTTTGCCCGATGGGTATGGATAAAAGTGAAGCCGTCAAAGCAGAAGCAGAAAAGCTATACCAAGCTTTGCTGGATGCAGGCGTTGATGTTATGTTTGATGACCGCGGCGAGCGCCCGGGTGCGATGTTCGCTGATTGGGAGTTGATCGGCGTGCCGCTCCGTGTCGTGATTGGTGACCGTGGTCTGAAAGAAGGCAAGCTGGAATATAAAGGTCGTCGGGATGCAGAGGCGATCGAATTACCTGTTGCCGAGATGCTTGCGTTTATCCAATCTAAGATTCAAGGGAAATAAGATATTAGGATGGAGTATTTTATAAGGTCCATATCTTTCCTGCTTAATAAGCCAGTTTTTAATGATACTCCTGTAAAAATCGGTAATTTTCATAGAAAATCTGGTTTCTTGAGTCGCTTGCTTAGTGCGTTTGGTCTGTGTGCTTTTCTGGTTGCCGGTCCGGCAATGGCTGGTAATCAGAAAGAAGAAGCGATGGCAGATTCGGTACGGCTGGCTTTGTCCAAAGCCGTTACCGATTCGCGCCCGCCCAAACCCAGTTTCGACAATATCAATGAGCGCATCGATTATTTGCTGTGGTTGGGCGAGATGTCCGACCGCCTTAAGCGCAGGATTCCTGACGCGAAGACAAGGCAAGAATTGCTGGAAGCGATATGGTACGAATCCAAACGAGCAGGGCTAGAACCGGCGATGGTGTTAGGACTGATCCAGGTCGAATCCGCTTTTCGTAAATACGCGACATCGGTGGTCGGCGCCCGCGGCTTTATGCAGGTCATGCCGTTTTGGTCGAAGACGATTGGTGACGGTGACGCACAAAAGCTATTCCAGATGCAAACCAATCTACGCTATGGTTGCTCGATTCTCCGCTTGTATATTGATATGGAAGCAGGCAATTTATATCTTGCTTTAGGGCGCTATAACGGTAGCCGTGGACGCCCGGAATATCCGAATGCGGTATTAGCTAATTGGAAGAATTGGGAGTACAAAAAAGACGCAACTAAAAACTAAAAAAGAAGTCAGACAAGTATGGAGCTGGAATAAAAATGGACTAAAAAAAGGTGAAGCATTGCGTTTAAATGAAAAAAATCCGGTACGCTGGACGTGGTTTTTAGTCATTATCGGAGTGCATATTGCCTTTCTCTTTTTGTGGCCAAAAGCAGAACCACGGCATGAAAAAAAGCCAGCATTGACGGAGCTGGTAATTCAATTACTGCTCCAGCCCACATCTCTTCCGCCCTTAAATCAACTACCACCGGTAGCGAATTCCCGCCAGATTAAGCCGATATTACCGATTGACCCAAAAAATAATCCATCTAAAAAAGATTTAGCGAAGCCATCAGCATCGCAAAATATTTCTATACCGATCACAGACGAAAGTCTGGCGAATACGCCGATTGCGCCGATTACGTCGACTACTAATCCGGCGATCAGCTCAGAGACTAAGCTTAATTTAGATGTACGTAGGATCAGTAAGGATCTGTTAGCAGAGCAACGTCCCACCCAATTCCCTGCCAGGCCCGCCGCATCTTCTTTCATTGCTTTTGCAAATAATGTGGCAGCGGCAGCGAGACCGCGAGACACCTCCGCACAGAATTTTGTGATGCCAGACGGTACTCGTATCACCAAAATGATTACACCCAGCGGTACCTATTGTGTGATCGCCGCTAACGCAGCCGGTGGCAGCACAATCATTGCGCGAGAAGTTTCCAGAGTGGTTAATTGCGGTAATTTATAAAGGAGGCGCTTTGGATTTAAATCTTACAAAACCACTGCGCTGGCCCTACTTACTATTGATTGCCGCAATCCATGGTGCTTTATTTTTTGTATGGACGGACACGACGGCTCATAAAAAAGCGAACGAGCAATTATCTGCACTTTTTGTGCTTCTGATTCCTGGCAATGCATTAGTGGTGCCTCAGAAAAAAGATGTGCATGAGTCAGAGAGCAAGCCAGTTTTCAACGCGCAAGAGAATGTACTAAAACATCATGAGCAAAAAATAATCGCATCCTCGGTTACTGTCATCAAAAACGAGAAGATCGCTAAGACCAAAACAACTACTGCACCTGTCAATACACTAATGATAGCGACTGAGAGCCAAGCAATGCCCACAGCACCAGCAAGTCAGGCGATGGTTGATAAAGGCCTCAACACCGATATAACTAACATCACCAAGGGATTAAAAACCGATTTTGAAGCCCGTGATCGCGTTACCCTAAAACCACCCGCATCTCCGATGAGTAAGCTGGCGCAAAATATCGCGGCGGCAGCGACCACGCAAAGAGAGGGCTATCACGAAGAGCGTGTGCTCCTAGGCGATGGTCGCCCAGTCACCAAAGTTATTACGCCATATGGGACTTACTGCATATTGCACAGAAAACCAGGAGAAATCATTGGCAATGAGTTGGCCGCGGTGCCAGTAACTTGTGGCAATTTGTAGGCGATCAATCTAAGTAGCGGAGATCGGGCTCGGAAGGGGTGGATTGAATATACTCCCCGTTATTTTTTTAAACATATGCCTGATTGTCCAAATATTATATGGACAATTAACAAATACCCTACCCGAGTATTTTCTTATTAAAAACAAAAAAGCCCGCGCGATGCGGGCTTTTTTGTTTGGGATTGGGATTGCGATGAAGCTTGCAATACGCCAATAAGTCGCCCAAAACGACTGCGGTCAAATTAAGACAGGTGACCGGAAATCAACTTTGTCATTTCAAACATAGAGACTTGAGCTTTGCCGCCGAAGACAGCTTTCAATTTGTCATCTGCATTGATGTTGCGTTTGTTTGCTTCATCTTGCAGCTTGTGCTTCTTGATGTATTCCCATACTTTTTTAGTGACTTCAGTACGAGGAATCGGCGCTGCGCCGATGACTGCTGCCAAAGTTGGCGAGATCGTCATTGGTTTCATAAATGCTGCATTTGGCTTACGTGCAGGTGCGTCTGCCTTAGCTGCTTTAGCCACTTTAGCTGCTGGTGCGGCCTTAGGTGCTGCTACTTTTTTAACTGCTGCTGGCGCTGCTGGTTTTTTTGCCACTGGTTTTTTTGCTGCTGTTGCCATATTGAGGCTCCTTCACAAGTATCTTGGAAAATGCGCCGTTTCACGCATCGCTAATAGTGGTGCGCTTTGCAGAGTGATGCAAGTGTTTTTTGTGGCTTTTTGTATAAAATGTGTCGTAATTAGCAGAGTGCAGTGCTGTAGAGTGAAAAAAACCGAATCACGCCTTAAATTTACATATTTTCAGGGCGGTATTCGGTCTGTAGTCTTGCGGTGTTACTGTTTGTGTCGGGGTTAGCAGAGGGCGCCATAGAGCACCATAGAGCGCTGGTATTGCTTTTGCGCTTATCTCGATTTGCCCGGCATCATGCCTTTCATGCTGCGCATCATCTTCATCATGCCGCCGCCTTGCAGCTTTTTCATCATGCTTTGCATTTGTTCAAATTGGGCTAGCATGCGGTTGACTTCTTGAATCTGGACGCCTGCACCCATTGCAATCCGGCGTTTGCGCGATGCTTTGATCAGATCTGGTTTTGCTCTTTCTCTTGGCGTCATGGAATTGATCATACCTTCCATGCGACGCACACTTTTTTCTGCCTGATCCATATTCGCGCCACTCGCAGCTTGCTGCATTTGCGCAGGCAGTTTGTCCATCAAATTGGACAAACCGCCCATCTTTTTCATTTGCGATAGCTGTAGCTTGAAGTCATTCATATCAAACTTACCGCCACCTTTGATCTTGTGCGCCAGATCTTGTGCTGCAGCGACGTCCATGCCTTTTTGAGCGGATTCGACCAATGCCAGAATATCGCCCATGCCCAAAATACGGTTCGCCATGCGGACTGGATCGAAGGCTTCTAAGCCATCTAGTTTTTCCGCTACACCCGCAAATTTAATTGGTTTGCCAGTGATATGACGTACCGACAATGCAGCACCACCGCGCGAATCGCCATCTAGTTTGGTCAGTACGATACCGGTTAGGGGCAAAGCATCGTTAAAGGCTTTTGCCGTATTGACCGCATCTTGGCCAAGCATGGCATCGACCACGAACAGGGTTTCTATTGGCTTGACCGCGGCATGTATCGCGGAGATTTCTTGCATCATTGCTTCATCAATACCCAGACGACCGGCGGTATCAATAATCAGCACATCGTGGTAATGCTTTTTTGCAAAATCCAGCGCAGCTAAAGCGATATCAACTGGCTTGTCGGTCGGCAGCGTCGGGAAGAAGTCAGCGCCTACTTGCGCAGTCACAGTTTGTAGCTGACCAATCGCAGCCGGGCGATACACGTCGGCAGAGACGGTTAAAACTTTTTTCTTTTTTTGCTCGCGTAAAAATTTAGCGAGTTTACCGACTGTGGTCGTTTTACCGGCACCTTGCAAACCTGCCATCAAAATAATTGCCGGAGGTTGGGTCGCAAAGCTGAGTTGATAGGCTTCGGGGCCGAGATCGGCACCCATTAAGCTTGCCAATTCCTTTTGCACCACGCCGACCAGCGCCTGGCCCGGCGTGAGCGAACTGATGACCTCTTCGCCCAAGGCTTTTTCTTTGACGCGGGCGATTAAATCACGCACCGCAGGCAAGGCAACGTCGGCCTCCAGTAAAGCCATACGTACTTCGCGCAACATCTCGGCGGTATTGGATTCAGTTAAACGAGCTTCGCCGCGCATGGTTTTCACCACTTTGGCAAGGCGTTGGGTCAGATTATCGAGCATGGATGAGATTTAATTTTCAGATAAATTATGGATGCAGCAACATTTAGAGCGAAATTCGGGTGCGCTAATCAGGCTAGCATTTTACCTGATCGAGCGTTCTGCTTGTTCCAATTCTGGAATAGGGCGGCAAACCCTTCGTACAACTTGTAAAAATCCCAAATAGTACGGTGTAGTTGCCTAAGATTAAACACCGATGCGTAGTATTACCGATGTTGGACATGGTTTTGTCCTGTTTAATCCTAGCGGTGTATTGCGGGGTTTGATTGCTGTTCAATATTGCCTAATATTGTGTAAGGCAGTGCGAGTGTTTGAATTCAAACAGATGTGTCAAAAAACTCAAACCTAGCTAATTACACTTAAACACAAAAAATAAAATATAAAAAAGAGAGTTCATTTCACTCATGTCGAGGAAATTTTCTCTCATAACAGGAGACAAATATGCTGCGATCTACATGGTATTTTTCGGCCAGGCTGTGCGCATCCCTGGCTTTGGTGTCCTCAACGCTGGGTGCTGGCGGTCTTGCCTATGCCGAAGATGGCGTAAGTGAGAGCACGATTTTACTGGGGCAGACGGTTGGTTTGACAGGGCAAATTGCCGGGCCCGTTAAAGAGATGAATGCAGGCGCAAATGCCTATTTTGCTTACATCAATAAAAATGGTGGCGTGAACGGGCGAAAGATCGAAGTCCGCACACTCGATGATAAGTTTGAGCCAGCGCTTGCCGCCGGTAATGCCGGGACATTAATCAAAACAGAACATGTGTTTGCTCTGTTTCAGTCGCGCGGTACGCCACATACCGAGGCTTTGTTGCCCCTATTGGCTGAAAATAAAATCCCCCTGATTGCACCAAGCACGGGTGCGACCTTATTTCATACACCGAATAACCGCTATGTCTTCAATGTCCGCGCCAAATACCGGGATGAGGTCACGCGAGGTGTGGAACAGTTTAATACGGTGGGTATCAAAGAGATCGGCGTATTGCATGTAGACGATAGTTTTGGCAATGATGGATTGATCGGTTTTAATCATGCAATGGCGAAATACAATCTGACACCAGCAATCGTCTTCAAATACGATCGCACAAAACCTGATGTTGCTGCTGTCGTAGCTACGTTGAACCAAAGTAAAGCAAAGGCCTTGATTATCGTCGGTTCTGCAACGACTACGGTAGACATCATTAAAGCCGTTCGTGCACAAGGCAATGCTGTGCAAATCATGACCTTATCCAACAACTCCTCTCAATCCTTTGTCGAGGCTCTGGGCAAGGCTAGTGCTGGCATTATTGTGTCGCAAATTATGCCTGCACCTAATTCGACCTCTACCAAGCTAGGACAGGAATTTAAAGAGATAGCTGCTCCGCAGGGCGTCAATTCTTCTTATGCCTCAATGGAGGGGTTTGTCGGCGCTAAAGTGATGGTGGAGGCTTTACGTCGTGCGGGTCGTAACTTGACACGTGATAGTTTGATTCGCGCTTTAGAATCAATGCGTCGTTTTGATCTTGGTGGAGTAGTGCTAAGTTACACCGACCAAAATCACAGTGGTAGCGAATTTGTAGAGTTGACGATCATCAGCAAAGACGGCAAGTTCCTTCGCTAAGCCTTGGTTTTGGAAAATGAAGTTTTGTCGTAGCGCTGAAATCCTCGCTTAATGATACAAGCTTTATTTTCGTCGCTAATAGCAAAGATATAGAAGAAATGATGCGTTAGAATTCACGCTCGGAGATGGCATTCCTCCTGCATTTTTCGCTAACCGCTTTAGGTCAACACACCCTAGTGCTAATGATGCCTACATTTGTCCCTGATCAATTGGGAAGGTGTAGGCGCATAGTCAACACAGCGATTTTCAATTGATCCGGTTTTGTCTTATAGTCCAAGATAAAGATATAACAGGATTCGCATGAAAACCTCAAAACAAACCAGACCTCCGAAATCTCTTCAAAGTATTAATTCATCTCGCCCGATTGAGCAACTGGCGATCGTGCCTTACATGGTCAAATGGATTTTATTGGCCACCGCAGTCGCGGCGCTGGCAGGGACGGCATCTGCTTTTTTTCTGTTCGCGCTGGAGTGGGCTACCAATACCCGGCTGACACACCGCTGGCTGATTGCTTTATTGCCTGTGGCTGGTTTTGTTGTAGGTTGGCTGTATCTCAAATTGGGGCAGCAGGTAGAGGCTGGTAATAATCTCTTGATCGATGAAATCCATGATCCTAAAAAACTGATTCCATTGCGTATGGCACCGTTGGTACTAGCTGGCACAGTAGTGTCACATTTGTTTGGCGCCTCTGTCGGACGCGAGGGTACGGCGGTACAAATGGGCGGTGCTCTGGCGGATCAATTAACACAGCTATTCAAACTTAAACACGAAGACCGCCGGATTATTTTAATGGCAGGCATCAGCGCAGGTTTCGCTTCGGTATTTGGGACGCCTTTAGCCGGTGCGATTTTTGGATTAGAAGTGTTGGCGATTGGTCGCTTGCGTTACGACGCGATTTTGCCTTGTCTGGTGGCGGCTATCGTGGCTGACCAGGTAGGTTTGCTTTGGGGGCCAATTTTGGACATACACCATACGTATTATGCGATTCCTTTTATCCCCGCTATATCCGCCTGGGGATTGGTCGCGATGCTAATCGCAGGAATACTGTTTGGATTGGCCGGGAAAATATTTGCAGATGCAACCCATAGTCTAAGTGCCTTGATGAAGCGGCTGATTCACTACGCGCCGCTGCGACCTTTTATTGGTGGTGTAGTGATCGCTGCTGCGTTCTGGTTGTTGGGTAGCGATAGCCGGGTAGATCGTTATATAGGCTTGGGTATTCCCACTATCGTAGAGGCTTTTCAGCATCCTTTAGCGTCTTATGATTTTGCTGCCAAGATGCTATTTACCATTGTGTCGCTGGGAACTGGCTTTAAGGGTGGCGAGGTTACACCACTGTTTTATATCGGTGCTACGTTGGGAAATGCGCTTGCGCCACTACTGAATATGCCTTTCCCTTTATTGGCAGGCGTTGGTTTTGTCGCGGTATTTGCCGGTGCTGCGAATACGCCGATTGCTTCTACTTTAATGGCGATGGAGCTATTTGGTGCCGAGGTTGGCGTGTATGCGGGGATTGCCTGTGTGGTCAGTTATTTGTTCTCAGGACACACCGGCATTTATCGCTCGCAACGCGTGGGACAGGCAAAACATTTGCATGCTAACCTGGATGCAGCTGCGGGAGCGAGGCCGGTGAAACTTAGTGAGTTTCACAATCAGGCCAAGGATCTCGTCACAACATCAAAAAAGAATAAGCCCTGATAAGCTATCTCGCGTTTGTGTTCTAAATTGAATTCAATTTGTGTCTGTGCGAAAAACGGCAAACTTTTTCGTTTTAGCTCCAGATTATTCTGGTTCGTCAGAATAATCCGGGTAACTAGCCCGACCAAGATGATAAAAATCAATGACTTGCAAAATAATCGAAGCTGGCACAAAGTCTGCTATACCCGTTGTACAAATCAATAATAGTCAGGAGACCATCATGTTTAAAAAAGCTATCGTCACGTCCCTCGTTTTATCCATTTCTGCTGCATTCGCCGGCGCCGCTCAGGCAGAAGATGTTGTGCGATTGGGTAATCTCAAATTTGCTCATTACGGTGCAGTGTCTTATATCAAAGAGATCGCGCCAAAATGCGGTATCAAAGTCGATGAAAAAGTATTCCCCAAAGGCCTCGATGCGATGCAAGCAGTGATCGCTGGCGAACTGGATGTGGCCGCTGTGTCGTCTGAAGCTGTGATCTCTGCCAGAGCCAGCGGTGCACCTATCTATATCGTTGCTGGATTTGCCAAAGGTGGTGCACGTTTGGTGACACGTCCTGACTTGGGAATTAAAACCGTTAAAGAATTAAAAGGTAAAAAAGTCGGCGTTACCCGTGGTGGTATTCAGGATATTTTGCTGGCGGCAGAGTTGTCGCAAAATGGCTTAAGTTATTCTGATCAACCGGGCAAAGATGTGCAGATTATTTATCTTGGCTTTCCTGATTTGAATCAAGCTTTGCTTGGTAAAAATGTCGATGCCATCATGCAATCTGAACCATATTCGGCGCAAGCAATTAACAAAGGTTTTGGTGCAGAACTGATCAAACCTTACGACACACCAATTGGTGAGCCAGTACGCACGATGGTCATGACAGAAAAATTCTATAAAGAGAACCGCCCACTCGCAGAAAAATTTATGCGCTGTTTTGTAGAGGCGACTAAAACCTTTATCGATAACAAAGACCTGGCCGAAAAATATGTCCGCGAAACGATTTTCAAAGGACAAATCACAAAAGAAGATTTTGTCAACGCGATTGGCAATTCTCCTTATTCCTACGATGTCACGCCAGAGCATATCCAGATCACTACGGATCTGATGCAAAAATATGGCGTCGGCAAAATGGCAAAGCCACCCGTCGCCAAAGATTGGGTCAAGACCGATTTGCTCGACGCTGCAAAAAAATCGCTTAATATCAAATAGGCTGACATAGTTACGGCTAAGGTAACCGGAGTAATGCCCGTATCTCTTAGCCGTCAATGATCGTCTCCGATGGATGCTTGCCATTCATCGACAGCATTTTCTCTATAAGGAAGCAATATGAAGAAATGGCGTGAAATCGGCGCGGGCTTAGTGGTGCCTGCGGTCTTAATTTTGTTCTGGCATGTGGTCACGACGATGGGTTGGGTTAATCCACAAGTCCTGCCATCACCTTGGGCTGTGGTAAAAAAGTGGTGTGAGTATGCCTCACCTATGGAAGCCTTTGATCCGGCGACGATGTCGCGCCTGGGTTGGCTGGTATCGGGTGAATTGATACGCGATACGATTGGCAGTATGTACCGCGTGGTAGTCGGTTTTGTGGTCGGCGCTGGTTTGGCCTTGCCGTTAGGTTTGGCGATGGGTGCTAGTCAGCGCGCCTATGCCTGGATGAATCCCTTAATGCAAGTACTGCGACCTATCCCTCCGATTGCGTATATTCCTTTGTCGATTTTATGGTTTGGACTGGGTAATCCACCAGCGATATTTTTGATCGCGATCGGCGCATTTTTCCCTGTTTTGATGAATACGATTGCTGGCGTACGTCATGTTGACGGTATTTATATCCGTGCAGCGCGCAATCTGGGGGCGAGCCAAACAACCTTGTTCTTACGAGTCATGTTGCCTGCCGCTGTGCCGTATATTTTGTCGGGTGTGCGTATCGGCATCGGTACCGCTTTTATCGTTGTGATCGTGTCAGAAATGATCGCGGTTAATAATGGCCTGGGCTTTAGAATTTTAGAGGCGCGTGAGTATTTCTGGTCGGACAAAATTATTGCCGGCATGATCAGTATCGGTATGCTGGGCCTGGCAATTGACCTGGCGATGAACAAACTGAATAACCATTTGCTGCGCTGGCACCGTGGTCTGGAGAATTAATATGACAAGCCCAAATCCTGTACAGATCAAAGTCAATGCGGTGAATAAAATTTTCACCACTAGTGACCGTGAGGTGGTCGCCCTCAAAGATATTCAATTAGAGATTCCAGAGGGCCAATTTGTGTGTTTGCTGGGGCCATCGGGTTGCGGCAAATCGACTTTATTGAATGCGGTAGCGGGTTTCTCTTTGCCGACCAGCGGGACGATTACAGCGGAAGGGAAGTTAGTCACTGCGCCGGGGCCAGATCGTGGCATGGT of the Undibacterium sp. 5I1 genome contains:
- a CDS encoding ABC transporter substrate-binding protein, coding for MFKKAIVTSLVLSISAAFAGAAQAEDVVRLGNLKFAHYGAVSYIKEIAPKCGIKVDEKVFPKGLDAMQAVIAGELDVAAVSSEAVISARASGAPIYIVAGFAKGGARLVTRPDLGIKTVKELKGKKVGVTRGGIQDILLAAELSQNGLSYSDQPGKDVQIIYLGFPDLNQALLGKNVDAIMQSEPYSAQAINKGFGAELIKPYDTPIGEPVRTMVMTEKFYKENRPLAEKFMRCFVEATKTFIDNKDLAEKYVRETIFKGQITKEDFVNAIGNSPYSYDVTPEHIQITTDLMQKYGVGKMAKPPVAKDWVKTDLLDAAKKSLNIK
- a CDS encoding ABC transporter permease, encoding MKKWREIGAGLVVPAVLILFWHVVTTMGWVNPQVLPSPWAVVKKWCEYASPMEAFDPATMSRLGWLVSGELIRDTIGSMYRVVVGFVVGAGLALPLGLAMGASQRAYAWMNPLMQVLRPIPPIAYIPLSILWFGLGNPPAIFLIAIGAFFPVLMNTIAGVRHVDGIYIRAARNLGASQTTLFLRVMLPAAVPYILSGVRIGIGTAFIVVIVSEMIAVNNGLGFRILEAREYFWSDKIIAGMISIGMLGLAIDLAMNKLNNHLLRWHRGLEN